Proteins encoded by one window of Methylomonas sp. AM2-LC:
- a CDS encoding DEAD/DEAH box helicase, whose amino-acid sequence MFDAETTSFIQSAVPLEGLDLEKLPQQLTEAYANVVSARLGAVNIDAEETPANWQAMILELRRIAETYEGLTIFLPENDNHRPSCAFVAGSAHFTLNQAGRIQARLSGNEQSFPSLSPYAVAPEVAAALLFLIGGHQADAAETAKTFNKEDASPVSKQLLDFIAALASGNGQNLRQIADISLVTVQRSDRDYLAVAADVMWRSLASAVQMIAKAVLGLAAENPIVVINDVIQRLSSANQPLHIGNSTVRLQLQLAGPYHLAKLLYAATETLLNSAVTATNPPTGTDSATWSNLTNHLAAQRPFLWRNHIKAIDEGFLESGASFVLTFPTGAGKTTITELRIATELIRGRTVVYLAPTRALVDQVANEISRTVRPIARDVVLGRFLEDFGELAEGKVFVQTPEQCLAYLTHDPDGHSNIGLIVVDECHQLCERPNADGSSRLPGRRAVDAMWALLSLLQRSPASDIILISAMVRNGGELGQWLETITQRPARVLDLGWKPTRQVRGVVAYENSEVTLLNAELRRRKNAKPGKTPGAADKRGLMTTPVGLFCHTQVWNTTSTFAKFPLLPESVSLGVNNYWGLSANRNEIAGKLLGATALAGMRPIVFSQNIDWTSTIAEHGAAELEKAGIGPVMLQPNEEALFIAASIELGDTSLVERPVQQRVGLHHGLLLLPERLAMESAFRRKDGLLALVATPTVAQGINLPAEAVIIAGDDRWTADGSETLAVHELLNAAGRAGRAGHYAHGIVIDLPGKVFSVGRNSSGRITFDGLAHVMELFGSPDQCLNIVDPITQVIDRIATAGVNSDIGEYLVRKIGGVDDNILRKVLGATLGNALRSERDQRVEAQALLLKTVAAEIDIAANTNQLDTETWIELATQAGVSPVTLATLAASLPEVDKFQAWPFKDLLNYHAQLLLRYPGMLFGFVDPQSSDLNRIMPSRSQPINGQTVYEDVRDWEQRWQNALQDVLPQWLSGQPLNVIGNSLHAHRGAKGHVKAIQLGRRFALQAAGGLGHGVSLVAQVFERKYSEKASPTLLSWLRLIAGCVREGFDDPDKLLLFWYLRRSEPGLYPRVRIHQIFNENVIGQLQSWQDEPDIEARRRLIRNLIGEVSE is encoded by the coding sequence ATGTTTGATGCTGAGACCACCAGTTTCATCCAGTCGGCTGTTCCTCTTGAAGGCTTGGATTTAGAAAAACTTCCGCAACAACTTACAGAAGCCTATGCAAATGTAGTCTCCGCTCGCCTTGGTGCAGTGAATATTGATGCTGAAGAAACACCTGCCAATTGGCAGGCTATGATTTTAGAGCTACGGCGCATAGCTGAAACATACGAAGGTCTTACGATATTCCTTCCCGAGAATGATAATCACCGTCCATCCTGCGCTTTCGTAGCAGGATCGGCTCATTTCACTCTGAATCAAGCTGGGCGTATACAGGCTAGACTTTCTGGAAATGAGCAATCGTTCCCTTCGCTGTCTCCATATGCAGTAGCCCCTGAAGTCGCCGCGGCGTTACTTTTCCTAATCGGCGGACATCAAGCCGATGCGGCTGAAACAGCCAAGACATTCAATAAGGAAGATGCTAGTCCTGTAAGTAAACAATTGCTCGATTTTATAGCAGCGCTTGCATCTGGAAATGGGCAAAATCTTCGCCAAATCGCAGATATATCGCTGGTAACAGTGCAGAGATCCGATAGAGATTATTTGGCTGTGGCTGCTGATGTCATGTGGCGATCGCTTGCCAGTGCTGTTCAAATGATTGCAAAAGCCGTCCTTGGATTAGCGGCGGAAAATCCTATCGTGGTAATCAACGATGTTATTCAGCGGTTATCGAGTGCTAATCAACCATTACATATTGGAAATTCAACTGTAAGACTCCAGCTCCAGCTAGCAGGCCCATATCATCTTGCTAAGCTTCTTTATGCAGCGACCGAAACACTGCTCAACTCTGCCGTTACCGCAACGAATCCACCAACTGGTACTGATAGTGCGACATGGTCAAATCTCACAAATCACCTAGCTGCTCAACGACCGTTTCTTTGGCGAAACCACATAAAAGCCATTGATGAGGGATTTCTTGAAAGCGGTGCTTCATTTGTACTTACTTTTCCTACGGGGGCAGGCAAGACGACGATTACCGAACTTCGAATCGCTACTGAATTGATAAGGGGGCGAACGGTTGTCTACTTGGCACCAACAAGAGCGCTCGTCGATCAAGTGGCTAATGAAATTTCTCGTACCGTTCGGCCTATAGCTCGTGATGTCGTGCTAGGAAGATTTCTCGAAGATTTTGGTGAATTAGCTGAAGGAAAAGTATTTGTCCAAACGCCCGAACAATGCTTGGCTTATCTGACACATGATCCAGATGGTCATAGCAATATTGGTTTGATTGTTGTCGATGAATGCCATCAGCTCTGCGAACGTCCAAACGCCGATGGTTCGTCTCGTCTTCCTGGCCGTCGGGCTGTCGATGCCATGTGGGCCTTGTTGTCGCTACTTCAGCGCTCCCCTGCTTCCGACATCATTTTAATTTCTGCCATGGTCCGCAATGGTGGTGAGCTGGGTCAGTGGCTCGAAACCATAACGCAGAGACCGGCAAGGGTACTTGATCTCGGATGGAAGCCAACGCGTCAAGTGCGAGGTGTGGTTGCTTACGAAAATTCCGAGGTTACTTTACTTAATGCAGAACTTAGAAGACGAAAGAATGCAAAACCGGGCAAAACGCCGGGGGCCGCAGACAAAAGAGGGCTTATGACTACCCCTGTCGGGCTCTTCTGTCATACGCAAGTTTGGAATACTACAAGTACTTTCGCCAAATTTCCTTTGCTTCCTGAAAGCGTATCGCTCGGTGTAAATAATTACTGGGGACTTTCGGCAAATAGAAACGAGATCGCAGGAAAACTTCTCGGAGCAACGGCGCTTGCCGGAATGCGTCCTATAGTGTTCAGCCAAAATATTGATTGGACGAGTACGATTGCCGAGCACGGAGCCGCCGAATTGGAAAAAGCTGGCATAGGTCCAGTCATGTTACAGCCGAATGAAGAAGCCCTATTCATTGCGGCTTCGATAGAATTAGGCGACACCAGCTTAGTGGAGCGTCCAGTCCAGCAGCGGGTAGGTTTGCACCATGGCTTACTTCTTTTGCCTGAACGGCTTGCCATGGAATCGGCATTTCGACGAAAAGATGGATTGCTAGCCTTGGTCGCTACACCGACAGTCGCACAAGGGATTAATCTGCCTGCGGAAGCAGTCATCATCGCCGGCGACGACAGGTGGACGGCGGACGGTTCGGAAACTCTAGCCGTTCATGAACTGCTCAATGCTGCAGGTCGAGCTGGGCGTGCTGGACATTATGCCCATGGGATCGTTATAGATCTTCCCGGTAAAGTCTTTTCGGTTGGTCGAAACAGTAGCGGCCGTATCACGTTCGATGGATTAGCGCACGTGATGGAGCTATTTGGATCGCCTGATCAATGTTTGAACATAGTTGACCCTATAACCCAAGTGATCGATCGGATTGCAACAGCCGGTGTTAATTCGGATATTGGCGAATATTTAGTCCGTAAAATTGGAGGTGTCGATGACAATATTCTCCGAAAGGTACTCGGTGCTACCTTGGGAAATGCTTTGCGTTCAGAACGTGACCAAAGGGTAGAAGCACAAGCTTTGCTACTCAAAACAGTAGCCGCAGAAATAGATATCGCCGCGAATACGAACCAACTTGATACTGAAACCTGGATTGAACTGGCCACTCAAGCCGGAGTATCGCCCGTAACCCTCGCAACCCTGGCAGCATCTTTACCCGAAGTGGATAAATTTCAAGCTTGGCCCTTCAAGGATTTGCTTAATTATCATGCTCAGCTTTTACTCAGATACCCTGGAATGCTATTTGGTTTTGTTGATCCTCAATCGTCTGATCTCAACCGCATAATGCCAAGTCGCAGTCAACCCATAAATGGGCAAACTGTTTATGAAGATGTTCGTGATTGGGAGCAGCGTTGGCAGAACGCTCTACAAGATGTACTGCCACAGTGGCTATCGGGTCAACCGCTAAATGTGATTGGAAATTCTCTTCACGCCCACCGAGGGGCGAAAGGGCACGTAAAAGCAATACAGTTGGGTCGTCGATTTGCGCTCCAGGCTGCCGGCGGATTAGGTCATGGAGTTTCATTAGTCGCCCAAGTATTTGAGCGTAAGTACTCCGAAAAGGCCTCTCCAACACTATTATCTTGGCTTCGGTTAATAGCAGGCTGTGTGAGGGAAGGTTTTGACGACCCAGATAAATTACTCCTATTCTGGTATCTACGACGCTCCGAACCTGGCCTCTACCCTCGGGTACGTATCCATCAAATTTTCAACGAAAATGTTATCGGGCAACTTCAATCATGGCAAGATGAACCAGATATCGAAGCTCGTAGGCGCTTAATTCGTAACTTGATCGGCGAGGTTTCTGAATGA
- a CDS encoding RHS repeat-associated core domain-containing protein: MNRKVQSNLADSTSDIYTYNSFDDLVQVQNNAVSYTYGYDSKHQLLSKTDNRQNLSLNWTFDAVGNIHSKSDYQGSLTTYQYDDSNRLTAESNPSYLEVSYHYDPAGRILDRILSNGAQTNYTYDKGGRLTLLKNSSATGVLVNSTQYTRDSIGNILSATEAASTSQTAGVSTFKYDPEYRLLTVTYPTTANNETISYDPVGNRKTYTKGTLTLYYNVNAANRLLTTRTVSATGTIYETYGYDNNGSMTSISGNRTVGMTWDAHNRISQMQINAIPAYSYQYDPSGYRIQKNAGSIKNYYLQAEHLEAIYDNIGTLQAKYMRGSVIDEVVNGYQLDSTGKLVNYTYHHDALESVLGQSGHDGTVLAAQGYTSFGTISNASGSSNNLLKYTGREQDTETGFYYYRDRYYDPITGRFISEDRKGFGAGVNFYTYANNNPVNGNDPTGFVDVTYTAGSNNPTITNSPLAGVNYQVSDSNGNTASMGVGVYNMVVQQGNSFNTVFNVNQTNSYINGGVNYILNNRLNGATGDASFDEIAQQSVTGGPWDTKQYLPNNAVYFLNDQAELNDYVGNVIWAAGVNSLGLSQTTAIIGAQAYALKSNGTFDDPRDQEAINYGYSLTLPLPTQSSGSLSLSDEEDSAAADGGFVIYPNKSNTNQIRSVYSK; encoded by the coding sequence ATGAACCGCAAAGTGCAAAGCAATCTGGCCGATAGCACCAGTGATATTTACACCTATAACAGCTTTGACGATTTAGTGCAGGTGCAGAACAATGCCGTGAGTTATACCTATGGCTACGATAGCAAACACCAATTGCTGAGTAAAACCGACAACCGGCAGAACCTTAGCCTGAACTGGACGTTCGATGCGGTGGGTAATATCCACAGCAAAAGCGATTATCAGGGCAGTTTGACCACCTATCAATACGATGATAGCAACCGCCTGACTGCCGAAAGTAATCCCAGCTATCTGGAAGTCAGCTATCACTACGACCCTGCCGGACGCATACTGGACCGCATACTTAGTAACGGCGCACAAACCAATTATACCTACGATAAAGGCGGGCGATTAACCTTACTGAAAAACAGTAGCGCAACCGGTGTATTGGTTAACAGCACTCAATATACCCGCGATAGCATTGGCAATATCCTGTCCGCTACAGAAGCCGCCAGCACCAGCCAGACGGCCGGGGTCAGCACTTTCAAATACGACCCAGAATACCGTTTGCTAACCGTCACTTATCCAACCACGGCCAATAACGAAACGATAAGCTATGATCCGGTCGGCAACCGTAAAACCTATACCAAAGGCACACTGACCCTGTATTACAACGTCAATGCCGCCAACCGCCTGCTTACCACCCGCACTGTCAGCGCCACCGGTACGATTTACGAAACTTACGGCTACGATAATAACGGCAGCATGACCAGTATTAGCGGTAACCGTACGGTTGGCATGACTTGGGATGCACATAACCGCATTAGTCAAATGCAAATCAACGCCATTCCAGCGTATTCTTACCAATACGATCCCTCCGGGTACCGTATCCAGAAAAATGCCGGCAGCATCAAAAACTATTACCTGCAAGCTGAACACTTGGAAGCCATTTACGATAATATCGGTACCCTGCAAGCCAAATACATGCGCGGCAGCGTCATCGACGAAGTGGTCAATGGCTACCAGTTGGATAGCACCGGCAAGCTGGTCAATTATACTTACCATCATGACGCGCTGGAATCGGTACTGGGGCAAAGCGGGCATGATGGCACGGTATTAGCCGCCCAAGGCTACACCTCTTTTGGAACCATATCCAACGCCTCCGGTAGTAGTAACAACCTGTTGAAATATACTGGACGTGAGCAGGATACAGAAACGGGGTTTTATTATTATCGAGACAGGTATTATGATCCTATCACTGGGCGGTTTATTAGTGAAGACCGTAAGGGGTTTGGAGCAGGGGTTAATTTTTATACCTATGCCAATAATAATCCGGTTAATGGGAATGATCCAACTGGTTTTGTTGATGTTACTTACACGGCAGGTTCAAACAATCCTACAATTACGAACTCGCCATTAGCAGGAGTTAATTATCAGGTATCTGATTCAAATGGTAATACTGCCTCAATGGGAGTTGGTGTTTATAATATGGTAGTTCAGCAAGGTAATAGTTTTAATACTGTTTTCAATGTTAACCAAACTAATTCATACATAAACGGTGGCGTTAATTATATTCTAAATAATAGGCTAAATGGTGCGACTGGCGATGCTAGTTTTGACGAAATTGCACAACAGTCTGTAACTGGTGGCCCATGGGATACAAAACAATACTTGCCTAATAATGCAGTTTATTTTTTAAATGACCAAGCCGAATTAAATGACTATGTTGGTAATGTAATTTGGGCAGCAGGTGTTAATTCTTTAGGTTTATCACAAACAACAGCAATAATTGGCGCTCAGGCATATGCTTTGAAGTCAAATGGCACTTTTGATGATCCTAGAGATCAAGAAGCCATAAACTACGGATATTCTCTTACATTGCCTTTACCCACACAATCATCAGGTAGTTTATCCCTATCTGATGAAGAAGATAGTGCGGCGGCTGATGGAGGTTTTGTTATTTATCCAAATAAATCAAATACAAATCAAATAAGATCTGTTTATTCAAAATGA
- the xrtM gene encoding exosortase family protein XrtM, giving the protein MLIKNTYHFSMAAYYGWLQCILFIGCYVLLDYGYFTIPEEWFTQVIHYRWMGVICADFINMIAPLEQVSAAENHLRSAKAGMDIVRGCDGAGVLFLLVSAILVFPSKLSRKVTGLLLGISFIYGINLLRISALYFIVAYYPDWFMLIHLYFSPTLMVIAACAYFALWAYGTTKMLHESA; this is encoded by the coding sequence ATGCTTATAAAGAACACTTATCATTTTTCGATGGCTGCGTATTATGGGTGGTTGCAATGCATTCTGTTTATTGGCTGTTACGTACTACTCGATTACGGCTATTTTACTATTCCAGAAGAGTGGTTTACTCAGGTTATTCATTACCGCTGGATGGGTGTCATTTGTGCTGATTTTATCAATATGATCGCGCCGCTAGAACAGGTTTCGGCAGCAGAAAATCATTTGCGTTCAGCCAAGGCAGGTATGGATATTGTACGTGGCTGTGATGGTGCTGGAGTATTGTTTTTACTCGTGTCTGCCATTTTGGTATTTCCGTCAAAACTGAGCCGGAAAGTGACTGGCCTGCTGTTGGGTATTTCTTTTATTTATGGCATCAATCTCCTGCGTATCAGTGCTTTGTACTTTATTGTTGCCTATTATCCTGATTGGTTTATGTTGATTCATCTTTATTTTTCGCCAACGTTAATGGTTATTGCTGCTTGTGCCTATTTTGCTTTGTGGGCGTACGGCACCACTAAAATGCTTCATGAATCAGCTTAA
- a CDS encoding DNA-binding protein, with amino-acid sequence MARAGIYRTEVARARNNLLAMGRRPSIDAIRIELGNTGSKTTIQRYLKEIEEEENGNHGPKVAASDAILELTTRLAEQLHQEADQQISVYTEKHKAEIADLNNLISSLRNEAASFRGQTEQLALDLAAEKAAHMETQNKLQDERLSVAQLGQRIQDIEALRAKEEEHRLSLEEKHRHAREALEHFRDAAKEQREQDHRQFEQQIQFLKGELRTAQNTLNTKQQELIVSHENNARLSSELKHSRSEFYRVEDEIRLLATAKEQLSVAELKNQQLLSQMNKATDREVELINENKINAGKLLDVTAVSQRLEAELMAANAVTATQEQILQLLSPHHNSQKETIDNSVSPLDSKP; translated from the coding sequence ATGGCTAGAGCGGGTATTTATAGAACAGAGGTTGCGAGAGCACGTAACAATCTACTGGCAATGGGACGACGACCCTCCATTGACGCCATTCGTATCGAACTGGGCAATACGGGTTCGAAAACCACCATCCAGCGCTATCTCAAAGAGATTGAGGAAGAAGAAAACGGTAATCATGGTCCGAAAGTGGCCGCAAGTGATGCAATTCTGGAATTGACGACTCGGCTGGCGGAGCAACTCCACCAAGAAGCAGATCAGCAAATTTCTGTATACACAGAAAAACACAAGGCGGAAATTGCCGATCTGAACAATCTAATCTCGTCACTGAGAAACGAGGCCGCGTCATTCCGAGGGCAAACAGAACAGTTAGCCCTTGACCTAGCAGCCGAAAAAGCCGCACACATGGAAACTCAAAATAAGCTCCAAGACGAGCGACTGTCGGTAGCGCAATTAGGACAACGTATTCAGGATATCGAAGCACTGCGAGCCAAAGAAGAAGAGCATCGACTTTCTCTGGAAGAAAAGCATCGACACGCCCGAGAAGCTTTGGAACATTTCCGTGACGCCGCTAAAGAACAGCGCGAACAAGATCATCGACAGTTTGAGCAACAAATCCAATTCCTGAAAGGCGAATTGCGTACTGCCCAGAACACGCTTAACACCAAGCAACAAGAACTTATTGTCAGCCATGAAAACAACGCCAGGTTATCAAGCGAGCTGAAACATTCTCGAAGCGAATTTTATCGTGTAGAAGATGAAATCCGATTGTTGGCTACTGCAAAAGAACAGTTAAGCGTTGCCGAACTAAAAAATCAACAGCTATTGTCACAAATGAACAAAGCCACCGATAGAGAAGTTGAGTTGATTAATGAAAATAAAATAAATGCAGGAAAACTACTTGATGTAACAGCCGTATCCCAACGACTTGAAGCAGAATTGATGGCGGCAAATGCTGTTACAGCGACTCAGGAACAAATTCTGCAATTACTTTCCCCACATCATAATTCGCAAAAAGAAACTATTGACAATTCTGTATCACCTTTAGATTCAAAGCCATAG
- a CDS encoding site-specific integrase: protein MPQSGEDGTFGSYVVTTPYHHRQDLHAALGHLLVQLRANAVIADPAIGLTPVDEELRRFDEYMNRVRGLAPITRKQSIAVIRRLLFGQFADQAIVVSTFRPDDIRKFVACQGEFCKVPASIKGTISALRGYFRYRTTLGDRVHHLIGVTSYPANWQQASLPKTLNTNEIERLLAALDYGGAASRRTAAIVHCALDLGLRSCEVAQLGLDDIDWSAATITLRHTKGRRDDVMPLPAATGQAIADYLKFERPQTTNRAVFVRNVAPRDQPVGPDLIQKSIRQAYAHAGLPYTRSHLLRHTMASRLLAGGSSIKEVADVLRHRSLNTTLVYAKLDSKNLAAVALPWPGSVS from the coding sequence ATGCCCCAATCAGGAGAAGATGGCACTTTTGGCAGCTATGTGGTAACTACCCCATACCACCACCGACAAGATTTGCATGCAGCACTTGGTCATCTTCTTGTTCAGCTGCGCGCCAATGCCGTCATCGCCGATCCAGCAATAGGGCTAACGCCGGTGGATGAGGAGTTGCGCCGATTCGATGAGTATATGAACCGTGTCCGAGGACTCGCACCCATAACGCGTAAACAATCTATTGCTGTCATTCGCCGCCTGCTTTTTGGGCAGTTTGCCGATCAAGCCATTGTGGTCAGCACTTTCAGGCCCGACGATATACGCAAGTTTGTCGCCTGTCAGGGCGAGTTTTGCAAAGTTCCCGCCAGTATAAAAGGCACTATCTCGGCATTACGCGGCTATTTTCGTTACCGTACCACCCTGGGTGATAGGGTGCATCATTTAATTGGTGTCACCAGCTATCCAGCCAATTGGCAACAGGCTTCTTTACCGAAAACATTGAACACTAATGAAATTGAACGTTTATTGGCCGCCCTTGACTATGGCGGCGCAGCTTCACGCAGAACGGCAGCCATCGTGCATTGTGCGCTGGATCTTGGCTTGCGAAGCTGCGAGGTGGCCCAACTTGGGCTTGATGACATTGACTGGTCGGCTGCGACTATCACGCTGCGACACACCAAAGGCCGTCGCGACGATGTCATGCCGTTACCCGCTGCAACCGGCCAAGCCATTGCCGATTATTTGAAGTTCGAGCGGCCACAAACCACCAACCGGGCGGTGTTTGTGCGCAACGTTGCACCACGCGACCAGCCTGTCGGCCCTGATCTCATCCAAAAATCGATACGGCAGGCTTATGCCCATGCCGGATTGCCCTACACGCGTTCACATCTTCTGCGGCACACTATGGCCAGCCGACTATTGGCGGGCGGCAGTTCGATTAAAGAGGTGGCCGATGTCTTGCGGCACCGCTCACTGAATACCACCCTAGTTTACGCTAAACTCGACAGCAAAAATCTTGCAGCGGTGGCCTTGCCTTGGCCAGGGAGTGTGTCATGA